One Lodderomyces beijingensis strain CBS 14171 genome assembly, chromosome: 5 DNA segment encodes these proteins:
- a CDS encoding 60S ribosomal protein uL23, translated as MAPTTKASAAKKAALKGTNSQKVTKVRTSTTFRLPKTLKLARSPKYQRKSVPHYNRLDAYKIIISPIASETAMKKVEDANTLVFQVDIKANKHQIKAAAKELYDVDVDYVNTLIRPNGTKKAFLKLTADHDALDIANKIGYI; from the exons atGGCTC CAACCACAAAAGcttcagcagcaaagaAAGCCGCTCTTAAAGGTACAAACTCCCAAAAAGTCACCAAGGTGAGAACCTCGACCACATTCAGATTGCCAAAGACCTTGAAGTTGGCCCGTTCTCCCAAATACCAGAGAAAATCCGTACCACACTACAACAGATTGGATGCTTACAAGATCATCATCTCGCCAATTGCTAGTGAAACCGCCATGAAGAAAGTCGAGGACGCCAACACCTTGGTTTTCCAAGTCGACATCAAGGCCAACAAGCACCAGATCAAGGCTGCCGCTAAGGAATTGTACGATGTCGATGTCGACTATGTCAACACTTTGATCAGACCCAACGGCACCAAGAAGGcatttttgaagttgactgCTGACCACGATGCTTTGGACATTGCCAACAAGATTGGTTACATCTAA